In one Paenibacillus sp. JQZ6Y-1 genomic region, the following are encoded:
- a CDS encoding M42 family metallopeptidase: MDEQTLRLFKQLTEFPAVSGFERELRLWVKEQMSAYTDEFVQDRLGSLFGVLRGKETGPKIMVAGHFDEVGFMVTGVTDQGLVRFQPLGGWFSQVVLAQRLDIITDHGVIQGVVGSTPTHLLSPEQRNKPVDIKSMYIDIGADDRAEAEAMGIRPGLQIVPVCEFTPLANPKKIMAKAWDNRYGVGLAIELLQELQGNDFSGTVYAGATVQEELGLRGARTATQLIQPDIFFGLDCSAANDMTGDRNAFGHLGKGALLRIYDPTMFTHRGMVEYIQDTASTHQIPVQYYISQGGTDAGQVHLSGIGIPSSIIGICGRYIHTSSSIIHTDDYDAAKQLLIELVKGMNTSTYQTILDRA, from the coding sequence ATGGATGAACAGACGCTTCGCCTGTTTAAACAATTAACTGAGTTTCCGGCGGTGTCCGGCTTTGAACGCGAATTGCGATTGTGGGTAAAGGAGCAAATGTCCGCCTACACCGACGAATTCGTACAGGACCGTCTTGGAAGCTTATTTGGCGTGCTTCGGGGCAAAGAAACCGGACCAAAAATCATGGTAGCCGGTCATTTTGATGAAGTGGGCTTTATGGTAACCGGAGTTACCGACCAGGGGCTAGTGCGCTTCCAACCGCTCGGCGGCTGGTTCAGTCAGGTCGTTCTAGCACAGCGACTTGATATTATTACTGATCATGGTGTCATTCAAGGGGTGGTTGGCTCTACCCCGACGCATCTGCTCAGTCCAGAGCAGCGTAACAAACCGGTCGATATCAAGTCGATGTATATTGATATCGGTGCGGATGACCGTGCCGAGGCGGAAGCTATGGGTATTCGTCCCGGCTTGCAAATCGTTCCGGTATGCGAGTTCACACCACTGGCAAATCCGAAGAAAATTATGGCCAAAGCTTGGGACAACCGGTATGGCGTCGGACTAGCCATCGAGCTGCTTCAAGAACTGCAAGGTAATGACTTCAGCGGAACCGTATATGCAGGAGCTACCGTACAAGAGGAGTTGGGGCTGCGTGGCGCACGTACAGCAACCCAATTGATCCAACCGGATATCTTTTTCGGACTGGATTGCAGCGCCGCTAACGATATGACCGGTGACCGGAATGCGTTTGGTCATCTTGGCAAAGGGGCATTGCTACGTATCTACGATCCGACCATGTTTACCCATCGTGGTATGGTGGAATACATTCAGGATACTGCGAGCACTCACCAGATTCCGGTACAGTATTACATTTCGCAGGGTGGTACAGATGCAGGTCAAGTTCATCTGAGCGGAATCGGTATTCCATCCAGCATCATCGGCATCTGTGGGCGTTACATCCATACATCTTCTTCCATTATTCATACCGACGATTACGATGCTGCCAAACAGCTACTTATTGAACTGGTCAAAGGAATGAATACGTCCACCTATCAGACGATTCTCGACCGTGCCTGA